The following proteins are encoded in a genomic region of Arcobacter cloacae:
- a CDS encoding HD domain-containing protein — protein sequence MINPRIIDYIFSSASIQRWNDYPRMVELVELDKQAHKFIIAYFIAKLEKDINFTHLIEAGIFEFLRRVVVTDIRPDVFRKALQKKSREINAWVISKLASSIKDIDNGTFLQKFEEYLSNPEMYKKERFILKAASYLATKWEFSIVYQTSQFLNDIEDVKKSVDEEIEDYYELIGVRKIALNKKLGKIIDLSGRLRFQKRWAQTPRIPETSVLGHMLTVAIFGYFFSLEVNACDKRLQNNFFTALFHDLPEALTRDIITPVKYCVDELSEIIAEYEIEKIQESILPNIPEILHEEFSYILGLYDGIKEEFTNKIKNNGKIEVVEDISKYNIDKYEAIDGLALKQCDKLSAFVEASLSISHGIKSKELINGKKEILKGLKVIQGVDFKAIATQIDYEFGTTGQTQARMDFD from the coding sequence TTGATTAATCCACGAATTATAGATTATATATTTTCAAGTGCTTCGATTCAAAGATGGAATGACTATCCAAGAATGGTTGAACTTGTAGAACTTGATAAACAAGCTCACAAATTTATAATCGCTTATTTTATAGCAAAACTAGAAAAAGATATAAACTTTACACACCTAATAGAAGCTGGAATTTTTGAGTTTTTAAGAAGAGTTGTTGTAACAGACATTAGACCTGATGTTTTTAGAAAAGCTTTACAAAAAAAATCACGTGAGATAAATGCTTGGGTTATTTCAAAACTAGCTTCATCAATAAAAGATATAGATAATGGAACATTTTTACAAAAATTTGAAGAGTATTTATCTAATCCTGAAATGTACAAAAAGGAGAGATTTATTTTAAAAGCTGCTTCTTATCTTGCTACTAAATGGGAATTTTCAATAGTTTATCAAACAAGTCAATTTTTAAATGATATTGAAGATGTTAAAAAAAGTGTTGATGAAGAGATTGAAGATTATTATGAATTAATTGGTGTAAGAAAAATTGCTCTAAATAAAAAACTTGGAAAAATCATTGATTTAAGTGGAAGATTAAGATTTCAAAAAAGATGGGCACAGACTCCAAGAATTCCTGAAACTTCTGTTTTAGGACATATGTTAACAGTTGCAATTTTTGGATATTTCTTTTCACTTGAAGTAAATGCTTGTGATAAAAGATTACAAAACAACTTTTTTACAGCCTTGTTTCATGATTTACCTGAAGCTTTAACAAGGGATATTATTACACCTGTAAAATATTGTGTTGATGAATTATCTGAAATAATTGCAGAGTATGAAATAGAAAAAATTCAAGAGAGTATTTTGCCAAATATTCCAGAAATTTTACATGAAGAGTTCTCTTATATTTTAGGACTTTATGATGGAATAAAAGAAGAGTTTACAAATAAAATAAAAAACAATGGAAAAATTGAAGTTGTTGAAGATATTTCAAAATATAATATTGATAAATATGAAGCCATTGATGGACTTGCTTTAAAACAATGTGATAAATTATCAGCTTTTGTAGAAGCTAGTTTGTCAATTTCTCATGGTATAAAATCAAAAGAGTTAATAAATGGTAAAAAAGAGATTTTAAAAGGTCTAAAAGTAATTCAAGGTGTTGATTTTAAAGCAATTGCAACACAAATAGATTATGAATTTGGAACAACAGGACAAACTCAAGCTAGAATGGATTTTGATTAA